The Zea mays cultivar B73 chromosome 7, Zm-B73-REFERENCE-NAM-5.0, whole genome shotgun sequence DNA segment TACACTAAGAACTCACTTTGAAGTTAGCTACAAGAACTAGCGTCTGATGCCCTCCTATTACTTGGTGTTCAATTTGCTGTATTTTTTATAGCGATGCAATCTGCTCAAAATTTGGGTTCACCAATTTCAAACATTCTTTTTGGGTCATATTCTTGGCAAACGCTTAATCATAATGGGTGTTTTTCATGGATGAAATTACTTGAACTATCCACAACCAAGCAAAATTCGCAACTTAGGCTGCCAGGATTTTTGACGCCAAAGAAAACCAACAGGATTTTTGTGTGTTATTGTTGTACTTATCTGGATTTATAGCCCTTTCAATTTTACTTGTACTATGTGGACATGTAATTTTCTGCTTCTGCTAACACTTAGTTGATCAAATGAAATAGGGGCAACTCCAAAAGGAGTTCTGAGAATTATGGGTGTACAAGGATTAACAATATACCATGTAAAAAGTCACTTGCAGGTATATTTTTTCAGTGTGACACTTGGCTTTTAACAGTTGCTATCTGTCACtatcaatgtttacttgtttaACTCCTCCATTCTTGTTTCAGAAATACAGACTAGCAAAGTATATTCCTGATGCTTCAACTGATGGTAGGTGTCTAAATTCATCACCTTATGTGTAATACTACAGTATTGTTTTAGTTCTTCCTAATTTGTATATCATGTAGGGAACAAGACCGATAACAAAGACCCAGGAGATTTGCTTGCCGGACTTGAGGGATCCTCGTATGAACACATAATTCTAATTCGTTTAATTTTACTGAAGAAGGATATAATTCAAAGTCTAGTTATTTATTCCCTTATGAGCCATTTTGGGTGAAATTTTACTGTCCTAGTGGCATGATATCAGATGGAAGTATGATGATTTATGGGATTAGTTAGCTGTGAACGTATCGTAATTGTAGCTACTCCTATTTTAGAGTGATTTCTGCAAAATGAACAAAAACATATTGATTCCATCTGCTCATTATTTTTTACCTTTAATGTCATAAGATGCATAACTGTTAGACAGGAAATACAGAGAACTCAAAATAATTTCAAAATCGAACAGTGGTATTTTTTATTTCTTCTAATGAAAATGGTTACCATTTCAGTCCCTTTTATTTCTTTTCTACTAGAAATATTTTTCTTGTAAGGACCTTTAATTGTATAAGTTTTTGTTCACAGTGGATTGCAGATATCTGAAGCCCTCAAACTGCAGATGGAGGTCCAAAAGCGGCTGCACGAACAGTTAGAAGTAAGTCTTTCCTGGATGATCTGTTAtttagcttttgttgtcttcataATGTGTAAATCTGAGACATGTACAAGGATACAGATATTTCTTCTAAGTTCTTGAAGAAATTTATTTACTGAAAATATTTGTGGCATCTTCTGAAATGTTCACTGAGGGGTAGACCGTAGGCCCATAGTTGCGACTGAGCCTCTTGTTAGTAAATGCTTCTACTAGAAAAATGCTTGTAGCTCTACTCTTCCACAGCATCTAAGATAGACAATTCCTGCTCGTGCACTAAATGAATTGTGCATCCAATGTTGTTTTCTCATACATTCTTTGTTATTTGTAGCGGGTCTTGTTTTTGTACGTGCTAAAATTTTAAAATCATTTTCACCATCTTATTTGGCTAGTGAACAAAACCAATTTGTTCTCAATATTTTTGACCTCAATGGTTCTATTCTATTAGTGGCTTCAAGTTCGCAATACATATACTGTTCACATTTTAATTTTAATCTTCGTGTTACCAAATTTACAAAGTTATTTGGTTGAAAAATTAGATGATTATATTCAACAGTGGACCATTTGATGTGTGGAATGCTGAGATTGTCTGATTTTCACATTAGGTACAAAGGCAGCTGCAGTTACGAATTGAGGCTCAGGGAAAGTACCTCCAGAAGATCATCGAAGAGCAGCAGCGCTTAACAGGTGTGAAATCTGAAACTCCTGCTGGAGGTGCTTCTGTCACTGTATCAAGTGATCAATTCCCAGACTCGGAGCGGACTGAGCCCTCCACACCTGCACCAGCATCCGAGTCTCCAACTCAAGTTGGTGCTTCCAATAGGGACACTGGAGACCGAACTGAAGCAACCAAGAGCACCTGTCATGGTGATTCTCTTTCCCGCAACGAGCCACTAACCCCTGATTCCAACTGCCAGAACGGTTCTCCTGTCGCTAGTCCAAACCATGAAAGGGCAGCCAAGAGGCAGCGAGGCAGTGGTACTGAATTCTTAGATTCTGAGGCTGAGTTTTCCCTTCCGCGCCACATCTTCGAGTCGAGTTCAGGCTCAGAGTTCCAACAATACTCAATGTCCTACTCAGGACAGTAGCTTCTGATGTTCACATCATCTCTGCACCGTTGCTAGCTTGTTCAGCACGATGCGCATGGTCCGTAGGTCTGGGTAGGTTGATGTCTCAAGGAGCGTGTTGTTGGTAAACAAAGCTGTAGGTGTTCAGTGATTGTCTACATGGTATACGTGACCAGCTATTTAAGTTCCTAGGTTTGTAACATGTATGTCCGCCTGCAGTTCAGTTGAGATGCTTCAAGGCTAAGGTTCTGTTGTGTGACCTGTAGACACGAGGCTGTCAGCTTGTATTCTCTTGGTAATGTGTGTCAGCAGAGCGTTAGCATTAAGTCTAATTGAACAGTGCTGTTATCTGTAACGTCTGAGTTTGATCAGAAACTGAAGTTAATTGAGGAAGACATCAACAATGTTCTGATACTATTGGTTGCTTGTGTTATTAGATTCGACCTCATTTATGTGGGAGTAGGACTGGACGAAAAACTCGTAGCTCGTTAACTCGCTCGACTCGATAgtggctcgactcgactcgtttataatttgtaacgagttgagcttgtatttcaactcgttatgttaacgagccagctcgagttgGCTCGCGAGTCAAACGAGTTGGAGTAATTAGTCAAATCACAATAATCTCCTATCCAAAATAGTTAATCTTGTACTCTACTATAGTTAATCTTGTTCTTTGTTGAGTGTTGAATCTTAAATTGCAAACTCTATTATTTTTTTTCTAAATAgatcttcttcttttcttttgctACATGTTTTTATATCCGTTCGTAGACATAGACATGAAATTatcgagctggctcgcgagctaaacgagccagctcgagttgGCAAACGAGTCGAACCGAGCCAGCTCGTTATCTTAATGAGCCAGCTCGAGTCGAGTCGAGCtagctcgatatccacccctacgTGGGAGTGCAACAACTGTACTGCAATTTGTATATGATAATTGCATTTCGGTTTGGGAGTTTGATCGCCAGTGTATTTTTGCTCACATTTCGGTTGACAAAATCAACTCAGGAGTAGAATGTAGCCACGGCATGTGGCATTTGCCTTTTTATGAAATGAACAAATGAAACATGTCGTTTGCCTTTCAATATTAATTATAAATATTGGCCTGTTTGACACAGCTCTATGAGCTTTAGATTCACAAAATAGCTTTACTCTATAAAAAAATATTTAAACGTTCTAACTCCATGAAATTTAGATTTACCAAAATGATGATTTTAAGCCCTATTTGGAATAGCTCTAGCTCTAGAAAATTTGGTGGAGTTTAGGAGAGGTCATTAGGTGCtcaaaaaaatcataaaactGGAGCTGTAAGTCTTAAAAGACATTTAGATAAGTCATTTTATTTAATATTTAGATTAAAAATActtttaaaactatttaaattgatattataaactacaACTACACACTAGAGCTGGAAACTTGAGCTATCCCGAACAGAGTCGATTCACCATTTTTAATTTGAAAGCTTGTTTCCACCAGCTCCAAATAAATCGTCCGAGACAAGATGGGTAACAAAGGTAGGGACCTGGCTTATGAAGACTACCAATCCAGAACTATCTAGGCTCATCCCATGTGTTGTAAGGCAATTGACTATGTTGTTGCAATTTCTCGAACAATATTGAATCGGCTATCTTGATGCAATTTCTCTGACAATGTTTGAGCCATAACTCATAGTTTCACAATATTGAATCGGCTATCTTGATGCAATTTCTCTGGTAATCAAAAGAAGCAGCGATAAGATATCTGATATGCTTGAAGAGGCCCCCATCCACACACTTTGGTCAAGCTCCACTGTAGTGAGGTGCCTTACAAGTTTTGGTGCATCAGTCTCCAAAATAATTCTTGTCATTCCCAACTGATATGCTCTCTCAAAACTATACGACACATCTGGTGCTTTGGTTCTACGTGGACTAGTCACTCTCATGAGATTGTCACCCCTTTCCAAGAATTAACCACTATAGTTCTTGGCAAAAAACCCCATCCTCCATGTCTCGAATCAACTTTAAAAGCATTGTTAATGTTGATCTTATATATATTTTTCTAGAGGGGGTTCCCATTTGTCTTGCTTAttgtg contains these protein-coding regions:
- the LOC100286254 gene encoding MYB-CC type transfactor is translated as MYSPKPESSFGPNPNSGTHQQQMELTGANMGPGNGANNNTNMAGRQRLRWTNELHERFVEAVTQLGGPDRATPKGVLRIMGVQGLTIYHVKSHLQKYRLAKYIPDASTDGNKTDNKDPGDLLAGLEGSSGLQISEALKLQMEVQKRLHEQLEVQRQLQLRIEAQGKYLQKIIEEQQRLTGVKSETPAGGASVTVSSDQFPDSERTEPSTPAPASESPTQVGASNRDTGDRTEATKSTCHGDSLSRNEPLTPDSNCQNGSPVASPNHERAAKRQRGSGTEFLDSEAEFSLPRHIFESSSGSEFQQYSMSYSGQ